One Saimiri boliviensis isolate mSaiBol1 chromosome 7, mSaiBol1.pri, whole genome shotgun sequence genomic window, CAAGAAATACTTTCTTACCTCATATGTTTTTTCTTACGCTTTTTCTTGgacatttctttattatatttcttcctctttttatagaACCATTGACTTATCTGCAAAAAATGAGGTGTGGGAGGTGATTAACACAGGAATAAGGATACTGGTCTATATGGGTAATGGGACTACACAAGTGACTTTGTCAATGAAGAAACGTCTGCTAATGCTGTCATACCTGCTTATGTGTCATGCCAAATTCAAATGAGAGCGACAGACTCTCCTGTATTGTGGGGGACCTGTTTAACTTAAACTTGGCCCAGAGAGTGTCCATGAGGGATTTGCTGACTAATCTTGTCTTGCGATactgtttctgtttctcattttccattttccttttttttccctgttcATTGTCCACGtccttttccatttcctcttctttttcttgctctctctttccgccagcttctcctcctccttctcctgattt contains:
- the NANOGNB gene encoding NANOG neighbor homeobox, with translation MKQPGMPWDQNPEQSNGNYSEDEQKEKQKSGEGGGEAGGKREQEKEEEMEKDVDNEQGKKRKMENEKQKQYRKTRLVSKSLMDTLWAKFKLNRSPTIQESLSLSFEFGMTHKQISQWFYKKRKKYNKEMSKKKRKKKHMR